The genomic DNA GCCTGCAACACGTTCTCGTCTCCGTTGTTCGTCAAAGAGCTGATGATCAGCGGAGATACGACCATATCTGACTTGATACAGCTCATCTCATCATCGTTACTGGACGCGTCGCATCCGACGACGAGAGTAGCTGCAGGGAGTCTAGCCTTCAATCTCGCCGTGTCAAATTATCGGATCAGGAgggagcagcaagaagaggctCTGGCAGGCGGCGAGCAAGTCGAATTGGCTGCATCAATACTGGAGACACTCGTCGATGAGAAAAGCGATGACGCGTCCAAGGTGTTGTTGCTCGCTCTGGGATATTTGGTCTATTGCGCGCCAGAAGACGGCGACTTGGCAGACTTGTGCAAGGCGATGGGAGCGAAGAAAACAGTAAGAAGTGTAAAATCGCACGAGAAGCTTGCGCAGGAGGTAGCCAGTTTGATCTGGTAGgaatagaaatagattaaaGAGGGGATAGATGTACACACAGTCTACTGCCAGAAAGCGAACTGGAAACCATGGCCAAAAATGCGTACCTCTCCCATCCTTCGCCACTCATATGTCTGTTTTCTGAAGCATGCTCAAGGCACTATGTCTCGTGTAGCGAGTTAGGCGCGTCACGGGGCTGCGACGAGAGCAACATTTGTCGTTTTTTGCGAGTTTCCGTTTTCAACTACACATACAGTACACGTCCAACTCATGCGCCTCTCGGGACGCCACAACGCCACATTTGATCTGCACTTGGGAAAGTCTATTGGAGGTAGGGGTCGCGGTTGAGCGATTGAGGGACACTTTTCTTCCTCCTTGCACTGCTGGCCAATCCTCCCATCTGCCCTCGATTTCTTCCAGCACCATTTGACGCGGATGAACAAGTCATGAACTAGGCGAGATCTAATTTCATGACCCATTCTGCACAGCAGAGACCGTAAGCGCAAACCTTCTCGACCCTTCAGCTTTCGCATCTCACAACCATACTCCTGCACAGTTCTGTCTGGTCCTACCTTAGTTTCTCAGGTACCCGTCGTCGGTCCTCATCGCTCGTTCTGCCAAAGCGCGAGAGCGATAAGCATACCTCCGATCCTTTCGAGAAACCCGACCGGCACGCCCCACACAGACAACCTAAGTCACCTTCCATGCAGGAGAAAGTGCAAGCCGCCTGGATGAATCAAGGCACGCGAGCGCGATATATCAAAGCGTCCATCCTTGgattcttcgtcctcgctgtcATCTACTATGTGAGCAGTCCAGGCTCAGCAGCCACGAGCGCTATCGGACTGGGCAAGTTCCCAGGCGGAGATGTCGCATCTGACCCCAGCGTCGCCACGACCAAATGCACGAGGAGCTACTCGAAAGACAAGCCACTCATACAATATGCGCTAATGGTCGATGCCGGCAGCACGGGAAGCAGAATCCATGTATACAGATTCAACAACTGCGGGCCAACGCCTGAATTGGAGAATGAGGTGTTCAAGATGAcggaaaagaagaagggcggcaGTGGCTTGTCAAGTTATGGTGCCGACGCCGAAGGCGCAGCAAAGAGTCTGGACGTGTTACTGGACGTTGCCGTGGAGAGCGTGCCGGACAAACTCAAATCGTGCACTCCGATCGCAGTCAAGGCGACAGCAGGCTTGAGGAAGCTGGGACCAGAGATGAGCGATGCGATACTGAAGGCCGTCCGAACGCGACTGGAAACCGTGTATCCTTTCCCGGTCGTCAGCGAAGAAAAGGGTGGCGTGGAAGTCATGGACGGAAAAGATGAAGGTGTTTATGCCTGGATCACAACCAACTATCTGCTCGGGAAAATTGGAGGACCTGATAAGACACCCACCGCCGCAGTCTTCGACCTCGGAGGAGGCTCCACGCAGATCGTTTTCCAGCCGACGTTCAAGCAAGCTGCCGATGGTGGTATGCCCGAAGTCTTGAAAGAGGGAGACCACAAATATGACCTGAAGTTTGGTGGTCGCGACTTCACACTATACCAACATTCGTATCTTGGATACGGCCTGATGGAGGCCCGCAATAATTTGCATCGCCTTTTTGTCGAGGGCTGGTACGAGAACAACAAGGATGCAGGACCGGGAGCAGCGAAAGAGCAGCTAATGCTGAAGCCCATCGCTAACCCATGCATGAACGTGGGCATGTCCAAAGAGGTCGAAGTTCCACTGGGCGAAGATCATCCTCTTGGTTCTTCCATCACCGTCAACATGACGGGGCCTCGAGTAGGCAGTCCTGCACAGTGTCGGGCGCTCGCCGAGAAGACACTCAAGAAGGATGCAGAATGCAAGCTCGCGCCATGCGCCTTCGATGGAGTCCACCAGCCGTCACTGGAAAAGACATTCGCCCGCGAAGACGTCTATCTGTTCTCATACTTCTACGATCGAACGGAACCACTTGGCATGCCGGAGTCATTCACGTTGCGCGAGCTTAAGGAGCTCACCGCTCGCGTCTGTCAAGGTGGCGATGCGTGGAAGGTGTTCGACGCCATTCCAGGGGCACTTGAAGAGCTGGCAGATAAGCCCGACATGTGCTTGGACCTGAATTTCATGCTTGCGCTGCTACACACTGGATACGAGATGCCAATCGACAGGGAGGTCAAGATCGCAAAGAAGATCAAGGGTAATGAGTTGGGTTGGTGTTTGGGCGCTTCTTTGCCGCTGCTGAATCAGGAGAGCGGATGGCAATGTAAGATCAAGAAGGTACAGTAGATGCTATGAAAGAACAGCTTTAAAGTGGAAAGGCATTGGCAGGCGTTTGAACTGTAGATACAGATATTGGCATGAGCAGAGCAGGATCCTGCGACACTTCAATGTTGGCCTACCTCCATGCATGCCGCTGTTCGTGTTCGGTTGCTATTGCCAAGCTCCACATGTGCCTGCATTAGTGAGTCCGTGCCCGCCCCACTATATAAGGTACCTCCAGCAGCGGTTGCAGCGCGCTCTCCCCAAGATACAACTGTTGTTCATATTGCACATATCTGCTTCGCTTTCCCATCAACCTCGCTCGGACACAAACCCAAAATCGCGACGAACAAGACAGGACGACTGGCCCGAGCATTTACAACCTGTCTTCCGTGACGCCTCGCCAGCAACTCGATCCCGCGCGCTAAGTGAGCTCGCCGACAGCATGGCGGAATCCCTAGCGTTTCGGGAATGGGCTAAGAACGAAGGTCTTGTGAAAGCAGTACCCATCTCAGATTTCGAAGACGCTGTGATCGGCTATGATGCAGAAGACTTCATCAATATTTTACTTGTGCAAGAAGGCACAAGAGAGCCTCTCCTACCCGCTCTTGGCGGCCTGCCGTTTGCCCTGAGGTCTCACATAGACCGCGAGCTCGCAAACATCGAGAAGTTCACTAAGAAGAAACCACTATTTGTGTTTAACGGTCTCGACCTCGATCTCTATGACCGTAAGTTCATCAGCAAAGAAAGCGAGCGAGCTGTCAGAATTCTGGAAGAAGCATGGCGAGTGTACGACAATGGAgatggcgatgctgccgTGAGAGCATTCGAGAGAGCGTGTAAGTTTTTCCCGATGGGTCGAAACCACTCTGCACGCTCCTACCAAGTACTGACTGTGAACAGGCA from Cercospora beticola chromosome 3, complete sequence includes the following:
- the GDA1 gene encoding Guanosine-diphosphatase (BUSCO:EOG09261EAB), which produces MQEKVQAAWMNQGTRARYIKASILGFFVLAVIYYVSSPGSAATSAIGLGKFPGGDVASDPSVATTKCTRSYSKDKPLIQYALMVDAGSTGSRIHVYRFNNCGPTPELENEVFKMTEKKKGGSGLSSYGADAEGAAKSLDVLLDVAVESVPDKLKSCTPIAVKATAGLRKLGPEMSDAILKAVRTRLETVYPFPVVSEEKGGVEVMDGKDEGVYAWITTNYLLGKIGGPDKTPTAAVFDLGGGSTQIVFQPTFKQAADGGMPEVLKEGDHKYDLKFGGRDFTLYQHSYLGYGLMEARNNLHRLFVEGWYENNKDAGPGAAKEQLMLKPIANPCMNVGMSKEVEVPLGEDHPLGSSITVNMTGPRVGSPAQCRALAEKTLKKDAECKLAPCAFDGVHQPSLEKTFAREDVYLFSYFYDRTEPLGMPESFTLRELKELTARVCQGGDAWKVFDAIPGALEELADKPDMCLDLNFMLALLHTGYEMPIDREVKIAKKIKGNELGWCLGASLPLLNQESGWQCKIKKVQ